From Enterococcus mediterraneensis, the proteins below share one genomic window:
- a CDS encoding MBL fold metallo-hydrolase translates to MEILRLKTGLIEENCYLIYNKDNLLIVDPGAESEKIIQQIQQLQRKPAAILLTHTHWDHIGAVDALREQYQIPLYVSPLESDWLQDPVKNLSGLGRHDDIPDIIVKPADHLFELKDYTLGDMTFTVVATPGHSIGSVSFIFDDFVVSGDALFRGSIGRTDLPTGNSEQLLDSIRTQLFTLPQQMPVYPGHGDATTIEREKNTNPFFTKN, encoded by the coding sequence ATGGAAATCTTACGGTTAAAAACAGGCTTGATTGAAGAAAATTGTTACCTCATTTATAACAAGGACAATCTGCTGATCGTTGATCCAGGCGCAGAATCAGAAAAAATCATCCAACAGATTCAGCAGCTTCAACGCAAACCAGCAGCTATATTGTTGACACATACTCACTGGGATCATATCGGCGCAGTCGATGCACTACGGGAACAATATCAAATCCCCCTTTATGTCAGTCCATTAGAAAGTGACTGGCTGCAAGATCCTGTGAAAAATCTATCTGGATTAGGTCGTCATGATGATATCCCGGACATCATCGTCAAACCTGCTGATCACTTGTTTGAATTAAAAGATTATACTCTTGGCGATATGACTTTTACAGTAGTAGCGACACCGGGACATTCCATCGGCAGTGTCAGCTTTATTTTTGATGATTTTGTGGTGTCTGGTGATGCGTTGTTCCGCGGAAGCATTGGCCGAACTGATTTGCCAACTGGAAATTCGGAACAATTATTAGACAGCATCCGGACTCAACTATTTACATTGCCGCAACAAATGCCGGTCTATCCTGGACACGGCGACGCAACCACCATCGAACGGGAAAAGAACACTAACCCTTTTTTCACTAAAAATTAG